A stretch of the Panicum virgatum strain AP13 chromosome 9N, P.virgatum_v5, whole genome shotgun sequence genome encodes the following:
- the LOC120692802 gene encoding uncharacterized protein LOC120692802, with amino-acid sequence MRLLSQCASSSGCERNWSTFAFIHTKLRNRMCHKKLHKLVFVNYNLRLCIQGAKATPEPSDFDPIAGMMDLSLYRQQSAIRKWMELGRSNAAPALDEDSDLSDTPVPSTIVTDIARDIPELRNLDVREWAEETVGDTHVGKRKTRVGPSDRQRKKGKRQDDIEEEEFRTDDSTPDPSVGDDDDHDDGGDDSSTDASDDGIGSGGYVGGGGGGDDVVGGGEGMRFTGESQFTHATQDTDHGAPSSQRQTRSSARHSIPHDDDSSSSVNTDYTYPHYPYDQPYAYPSSHRVPYLPPPYVGYTSTNMQDAYNVQAQGYATYGAYGAYGAYGAYDNSSYQQDETEE; translated from the exons ATGCGTCTACTCTCACAATGTGCGTCCTCAAGTGGATGTGAAAGAAATTGGAGTACGTTTGCCTTCATCCATACAAAGCTACGCAATAGGATGTGTCACAAGAAGCTCCACAAATTGGTGTTtgtcaactacaaccttcgGCTTTGTATCCAGGGTGCTAAAGCCACACCTGAGCCAAGTGACTTCGATCCTATTGCCGGTATGATGGACCTCTCATTGTATAGGCAACAATCAGCTATTCGCAAGTGGATGGAGCTAGGGAGGTCCAATGCAGCGCCGGCTTTGGATGAGGATTCTGATTTAAGTGACACCCCAGTTCCTAGCACCATCGTTACAGATATTGCACGTGATATTCCAGAGCTACGGAATTTGGATGTACGTGAATGGGCAGAAGAGACTGTTGGTGACACACATGTTGGTAAGAGGAAGACACGTGTTGGACCATCGGATCGGCaaaggaagaaaggaaaaagacaGGATGACATTGAAGAGGAAGAATTTAGAACAGATGACAGCACACCTGATCCTAGTGtcggtgatgatgatgatcatgATGATGGGGGTGACGACAGCAGCACCGATGCTAGTGATGATGGGATTGGCAGTGGGGGATATGTaggcggaggtggcgggggTGATGATGTAGTTGGAGGTGGAGAGGGTATGAGGTTTACCGGGGAGAGCCAGTTCACTCATGCCACACAAGATACGGATCATGGTGCACCTAGCTCACAACGACAGACTAGAAGCAGTGCACGTCATTCTATTCCCCATGATGATGATAGCTCTAGCTCAGTGAACACAGACTATACTTATCCACACTATCCATATGACCAACCATATGCATATCCATCATCACATCGAGTACCCTATTTGCCACCCCCCTATGTTGGCTATACAAGCACCAACATGCAAGATGCTTACAATGTGCAG GCTCAAGGATATGCGACATATGGTGCCTATGGTGCATATGGGGCCTATGGAGCCTATGACAATAGCTCATATCAACAGGATGAGACTGAAGAATAA